A stretch of the Cheilinus undulatus linkage group 11, ASM1832078v1, whole genome shotgun sequence genome encodes the following:
- the g0s2 gene encoding G0/G1 switch protein 2: METITEIIPFTKEMLSQRPGWGMLKIYMLGSTLAMLGAISCLVETVLLPFAEWEESAKVTPSKLILEKRGEKSHPTSVQPEVVDKPETELMKDNGKHLTDLVNRSLINRSHAT; the protein is encoded by the coding sequence ATGGAAACCATCACTGAAATCATCCCATTCACTAAGGAGATGTTAAGCCAAAGGCCTGGCTGGGGGATGCTGAAGATCTACATGCTGGGCTCCACTCTGGCAATGCTCGGAGCAATCAGTTGCCTGGTGGAAACAGTTCTTCTGCCTTTTGCTGAGTGGGAAGAGTCAGCAAAAGTCACACCATCAAAGCTGATCTTGGAGAAGAGGGGGGAAAAATCACATCCTACCTCAGTTCAGCCTGAAGTTGTGGACAAGCCTGAGACAGAACTGATGAAGGACAATGGCAAACATCTGACGGATCTTGTGAACAGAAGCTTGATAAACCGATCACATGCAACATAA